The region ATCCTCGGCTACACCTGCGCCAACGACGTCACCGCCCGCGACATCCAAAAAGGCGACGGCCAATGGACGCGCGGCAAATCCTTCGACACCTTCCTGCCGCTCGGCCCGTGCATCGCCACCGACGTCGACCCTGCCGACATCGACATCAAACTCTTCCTCAACGGCGAAGTCAAACAAGCCTCAAACACCGGCGACCTCATCTTCAAAGTCGAAGAACTCGTAGCCTTCGCCAGCCAGGTCATGACCCTCTATCCCGGCGACGTCATCCTCACCGGCACCCCTGCCGGCGTCGGCCCCATGCAGGTCGGCGACACCGTCGCCGTCGAGCTCTCCGGCATCGGCCGGCTCGAAAACACCATCGTCAAAGGCTGAAAACGGCCGTAATCGACCGTCAGAAAGCACAATACGCCGGGAAAGCGATATATTATAAATATATATTGACTTTCCCGGCGTATTTGCTACAATTTAACTTGAAATTCGTATAAACGAAGGAGGTATTAGATGAATTGAACGCCTTAGGTCGGCACATTCTGGCGGAATTCTACGGCTGTGACGCCGCCGCCCTCAACGACCCCGCAAAAGTGGAGCGCGCCATGGTCGATGCCGCCCTCGAAGCCGGAGCCGAAGTACGCGAGGTAGCCTTTCACAAATTCAGTCCCCAAGGCGTTAGTGGAGTCGTCGTGATATCCGAATCGCATCTTGCCATCCACACCTGGCCGGAACTCGGCTACGCCGCTGTCGACGTATTCACCTGCGGTGACAGGGTCGATCCCTGGGAAGCCTGCCGCTACCTTGTCGATAGCCTTCACGCGGCCGATGTCGACGCCACAGAAGTCAAACGCGGCAAAATGACCGGACAGTTGGCGCAAAAAGTATCTTGAGGAGGGATTTTTATTTTACTCCTGACAATAAGTAGGAGATTGGTGGAAGACTGACATGCCTGTTGTACAAAGTGTACAGCAGGATATTTTTTTATCGGCCTAAAACGACGACATCGATTTTGACAAGAATATAACCTCTCCATATAATGGTAGTGTGGGAATAGCGCCCCGCACTTCGCCGCACACTACCGTTAAAGATAGGAGGGGACACATATATGGACAAAACTTTGGAATGGCTCAAACAAATCAGCGAAGTCGCCGGCCCGTCGGGCTACGAGCAGCGGGTCAAGGTCCTGCTGGCCGAGCGCCTCGCCGGCAAAGCCGAAGTATCGCGTGACCGCATCGGCAGCATCATCTTTAAAAAGAAAGGGACGGTCGACGACCCTCGCATCATGCTCGCCAGCCATATGGACGAAATAGGCTTCATGGTCAAGCACATCACCAAGGAAGGCTACCTCAAATTCACCACTCTCGGCGGCTGGTGGGAGCAGGTCATGCTTGGCCAGCGGGTCACCGTCATGACCGCCAAAGGCGACCTCCCAGGCATCATCGGCAGCAAACCGCCCCACATCCTCACCCCTGAAGAACGGAAAAAAGTCGTCCAGAAAAAAGAAATGTACATCGACATCGGAGCCGCCGACGAAAAAGACGCCAAAGAGCGGTTTGGCGTTCGCCCCGGCGACGCTGTAGCCCCCTACAGCACCTTCACCCCCCTGGCCGACGAAAAATACCTCATGGCCAAGGCCTGGGACAACCGCATCGGCTGCGCCGTAATGACCGACGTCATCGAAGCCCTCCACCAGGAAATCCACCCCAACACCGTCTATGGCGTCGGAACAGTACAAGAAGAAGTCGGCCTGCGCGGCGCCAAAACCAGCGCCAGCGTCATCGACCCCCACTTCGCCTTCGCCGTCGACACCTGCGTCGCCGGCGACACCCCCGGCGTCAGCGACGACCAGGCCTCCAGCCGCCTCGGCAAAGGCGTCGCCATCTCCATCTACGACGCCAGCCTCATCCCGCTGCCCAAACTCCGGGACTTCGCCGTCGCCGTAGCCGAAGAAAACAACATCCCCTACCAGCTTGAATTCACCGAAGGCGGCGGCACCGACGCCGGGCGCATCCACATCCACGGCCAGGGCGTTCCCAGCCTCGTTCTCAGCCTGCCCACCCGCTACATCCACAGCCACAACAGCATCATCCACCGCGACGACTACGACGCCGCCGTCCGGCTCATCGTCGCCATCCTCAAAAAACTCGACGCCGCCAAATACGAGGAACTGATAAAATGAACGGCCTCATGCCCTACAAAGGCATCTGGCCGAAACTAAGCGGCGAAGTATTCGTCGCCCCCGGCGCCAGGGTCATCGGCGACGTAGCAGTCGGTCACGGCAGCGGCATCTGGTTCAACAGCGTCGTCCGCGGCGACGACGCCCCCATCCGCCTCGGCCGCTACACCAACATCCAGGACGGCTCCATCATCCACGTCCAGCACGCCCACCCCACCGACATCGGCGACTACGTCACCGTCGGCCACAACGTCATCCTCCACGGCTGCACCGTCGGCGACAACTGCCTCATCGGTATGGGCGCCATCATCCTCACCGGCGCAGTCATCGGCGAAAACTGCATCATCGGCGCCGGCGCCCTCATCACCGAAGGCAAAGAAATTCCCGCCGGCTCGCTCGTTGTCGGCTCGCCCGGCCGCGTCATCCGCGCCGTAGAAGAACAGGACATCAAAGCCATCCGCGACTCCGCCCGCCATTACTGCGACCGGGCCCGCGAATACGCGGAAACAATAAAAACAACCTAGAAAAGAATAGGGGAGGGGACCCAATGGAAAAAACACTCGTACTCGTCAAACCCGACGGCGTCGCCAAAGGACTCACCGGCGAAATCATCGCCCGCTTCGAGCGGCGCGGCCTCACCTTAGCCGCCCTCAAAATGCTCAAACTCACCAAAGACAAAGCCGAAATTCACTACGCAGAACACAAAGAACGCCCCTTCTTCGGCGAACTCGTCGTCTTCATCACCTCCGGCCCCATCGTCGCCATGGTGATAAGCGGCGAAAACGCCGTCAAAATCGTCCGCGCCATGATGGGCCCCACCAACCCGGCCGACGCCGCCCCCGGCACCGTCCGCGGCGACTACGCCCTCAGCATCGGCCAAAACATCATCCACGGCTCCGACAGCCCGGCCAGCGCCGCGCGGGAGATCGAAATCTACTTCGCCCCCGACGAACTCGTCAACTAAAAGGGGAAACCAGCCATGAAAATCTACACCAAAACCGGCGACAAAGGCGAAACCTCCCTCTACAGCGGCGAACGCGTCCCCAAGGACAGCCCGCGGGTCGAAGCCTACGGCATCATCGACGAGCTCGACTCCGCCCTCGGCCTGGCCCGCGCCCTCTGCGTCAATCAGGAAGTCCGCGCCGCCGTCCACGACCTCCAGAAGCTCCTCTGGACCGTCATGGCCGAAGTCGCTACCATCGGCGGCGAACCGCGCGTCACCGCCGCCGAAGTCGCTGCCGTCGAAAACCTCATCGACAAATTCGACGCCGCCCTGCCGCCCCTCACCGCCTTCATCATCCCCGGCGACACGCCCGGCGGCGCAGCCCTCGACCTCGCCCGCACCGTCGCCCGGCGGGCCGAGCGACAGCTATGGCGCGTAGCGCGCGGCGAACAGCTCGGCGAGCATATCCTCGTCCTCGTAAACCGCCTGTCCGACCTCTGCTTCACCCTTGCGCGCGCCGAAATGGAAAACAAGCGGTGATATAAATGCCCATATACGAATTCAAGTGCAATCAAT is a window of Selenomonadales bacterium 4137-cl DNA encoding:
- the speD gene encoding adenosylmethionine decarboxylase — translated: MNALGRHILAEFYGCDAAALNDPAKVERAMVDAALEAGAEVREVAFHKFSPQGVSGVVVISESHLAIHTWPELGYAAVDVFTCGDRVDPWEACRYLVDSLHAADVDATEVKRGKMTGQLAQKVS
- a CDS encoding M42 family metallopeptidase; its protein translation is MDKTLEWLKQISEVAGPSGYEQRVKVLLAERLAGKAEVSRDRIGSIIFKKKGTVDDPRIMLASHMDEIGFMVKHITKEGYLKFTTLGGWWEQVMLGQRVTVMTAKGDLPGIIGSKPPHILTPEERKKVVQKKEMYIDIGAADEKDAKERFGVRPGDAVAPYSTFTPLADEKYLMAKAWDNRIGCAVMTDVIEALHQEIHPNTVYGVGTVQEEVGLRGAKTSASVIDPHFAFAVDTCVAGDTPGVSDDQASSRLGKGVAISIYDASLIPLPKLRDFAVAVAEENNIPYQLEFTEGGGTDAGRIHIHGQGVPSLVLSLPTRYIHSHNSIIHRDDYDAAVRLIVAILKKLDAAKYEELIK
- a CDS encoding gamma carbonic anhydrase family protein codes for the protein MNGLMPYKGIWPKLSGEVFVAPGARVIGDVAVGHGSGIWFNSVVRGDDAPIRLGRYTNIQDGSIIHVQHAHPTDIGDYVTVGHNVILHGCTVGDNCLIGMGAIILTGAVIGENCIIGAGALITEGKEIPAGSLVVGSPGRVIRAVEEQDIKAIRDSARHYCDRAREYAETIKTT
- the ndk gene encoding nucleoside-diphosphate kinase gives rise to the protein MEKTLVLVKPDGVAKGLTGEIIARFERRGLTLAALKMLKLTKDKAEIHYAEHKERPFFGELVVFITSGPIVAMVISGENAVKIVRAMMGPTNPADAAPGTVRGDYALSIGQNIIHGSDSPASAAREIEIYFAPDELVN
- a CDS encoding cob(I)yrinic acid a,c-diamide adenosyltransferase, which translates into the protein MKIYTKTGDKGETSLYSGERVPKDSPRVEAYGIIDELDSALGLARALCVNQEVRAAVHDLQKLLWTVMAEVATIGGEPRVTAAEVAAVENLIDKFDAALPPLTAFIIPGDTPGGAALDLARTVARRAERQLWRVARGEQLGEHILVLVNRLSDLCFTLARAEMENKR